The proteins below are encoded in one region of Pelagibacterium flavum:
- a CDS encoding helix-turn-helix transcriptional regulator yields MLQEALRLIRVFHDLKQFEVAEKIGVSKSYISELENGSKAPSLEVLQRYSSEFGIPVSSLMFFSEQIDAAKSGEKVRTTIASKVIDILKFIENKSKADAA; encoded by the coding sequence ATGCTGCAGGAAGCATTACGGCTTATTCGAGTTTTTCACGATCTCAAACAGTTTGAGGTTGCCGAAAAGATCGGAGTATCTAAGTCTTATATTTCTGAACTCGAAAATGGATCGAAGGCGCCTAGCTTGGAGGTGCTCCAAAGGTATTCATCCGAGTTTGGCATTCCAGTGTCATCGCTAATGTTTTTCTCAGAGCAAATAGACGCTGCCAAGAGTGGTGAAAAGGTGCGAACAACTATTGCTTCTAAGGTGATAGACATCCTAAAATTCATCGAAAACAAGTCTAAGGCGGATGCTGCCTGA
- a CDS encoding IS5 family transposase (programmed frameshift) → MSRLFWLSDAAWAAIEPHLPKNQPGARRVDDRRVISGIVHMLKCGGRWADCPAEYGPSTTVYNRWNRWSRRGVWARILAALTEQGWIAETAQIDSSYIKAHRCAGGGKGGREPMIGISRGGRTTKIHALVDVIGRPIRLILTPGNASDMKGADLLIAHTMGMKRVIADRGYDANRLRSTLRNQKTIPVIPGRKNRKRKIKYDEKRYKDRWRVEAMFCRLKDFRRVATRYDKLARNYLSAVMLAAAVAYWL, encoded by the exons ATGAGCAGACTATTTTGGTTGAGTGATGCAGCTTGGGCGGCCATTGAGCCACATCTCCCCAAGAACCAGCCTGGAGCACGTCGAGTGGATGACCGGCGGGTAATTTCGGGGATCGTTCATATGCTCAAGTGCGGCGGACGCTGGGCTGATTGCCCTGCCGAGTATGGCCCCTCGACAACAGTCTACAATCGCTGGAACCGCTGGAGTCGCCGCGGCGTATGGGCACGCATTCTCGCGGCTCTGACCGAACAAGGCTGGATTGCGGAAACCGCCCAGATCGACAGCAGCTATATCAAAGCCCATCGCTGTGCAGGCGGGGGAAAAGGGGGGCGCGAACCAATG ATTGGCATCTCGCGTGGTGGCCGGACCACCAAGATCCATGCGCTCGTCGACGTTATCGGCAGACCGATCCGCCTCATCCTGACGCCCGGCAATGCCTCGGACATGAAGGGGGCCGATCTGCTCATCGCCCACACGATGGGCATGAAGAGAGTTATTGCTGACCGCGGCTATGATGCCAACCGCCTTCGTTCCACTCTGCGCAACCAGAAGACAATCCCGGTCATCCCTGGCCGCAAGAACCGGAAGCGCAAAATCAAATACGACGAGAAACGCTACAAAGACCGCTGGCGTGTCGAGGCCATGTTCTGCCGGCTCAAGGATTTCCGCCGCGTTGCCACCCGATACGACAAGCTTGCCCGAAACTATCTATCTGCCGTCATGCTCGCAGCGGCAGTCGCATACTGGCTATGA
- a CDS encoding GIY-YIG nuclease family protein, with translation MYEQRQYYVYILAKHQNGALYTGMTNDLARRIHDHRSKAVPGHTRKYDIARLVWYETHPTLDSAYLREKRIKAWKRAWKIQLIETANPTWRDLTETLI, from the coding sequence ATGTACGAACAACGCCAGTACTACGTCTACATCCTCGCCAAGCACCAGAACGGCGCCCTCTACACCGGCATGACCAACGACCTCGCCCGCCGCATCCACGACCACCGCTCAAAAGCCGTCCCCGGCCACACCCGCAAATACGATATTGCCCGTCTGGTCTGGTACGAAACCCACCCCACCCTCGACAGCGCCTACCTCCGCGAAAAGCGCATCAAGGCGTGGAAGCGCGCCTGGAAAATCCAGTTGATCGAAACCGCCAACCCCACCTGGCGCGACCTCACCGAAACCCTGATCTAG
- the uvrB gene encoding excinuclease ABC subunit UvrB: MTSDKKSPSAGRPGKADFSIDDFIKEIEKAEDAQASKPLYAERMRNKRALDRADQKAAAEAQETERLAGKGKDNAKANARKASAAKGKRSEATGMSLKAPKSKANSVERPTNLDGFAEAPQAGFHAPTDVTNSSAGVSATVAALEKIIAEGRKEVEGTNAWRPHRPAALKKDKGGIPFRLQTDYVPAGDQPTAIAELIDGITNGETDQVLLGVTGSGKTFTAAQVIAQTGRPALILAPNKTLAAQLYGEFKNFFPDNAVEYFVSYYDYYQPEAYVPRTDTYIEKESTINEQIDRMRHSATRAILERDDVIIVASVSCIYGIGSVEDYTTMTIWLEKGQKIDQRALLNELVALQYKRGDIGFVRGTFRVRGDTIEVFPAHYDDAAWRITLFGDEIESIAEFDPLTGKKSAELTAVRVFANSHHVTTRTTMNAAIKEIKRELNARLQELNGMGRFLEAQRLEQRTLFDLEMMEATGSCAGIENYSRYFSGRKPGEPPPTLFEYLPDNALVFVDESHVTIGQLGAMYRGDLRRKATLAEYGFRLPSCMDNRPLRFEEWNAMRPQTVYVSATPGAWELEQTGGVFAEQVIRPTGLIDPVVETRPATTQVDDVVDEIRKTTEKGYRTLLTVLTKKMAEDLTEYLHEQGIRVRYMHSDIDTIERIEIIRDLRLGNFDVLVGINLLREGLDIPECGLVAILDADKEGFLRSETSLIQTIGRAARNVDGKVILYADRETGSMERALAETNRRREKQLAYNAEHGITPQSVKARINDIVDSVYERDHVSVKIRPGKDGKDTVPVGANLAAVIKDLEHQMREAATNLEFEKAAKLRDEIKKLRQMELDTLEGPGG, encoded by the coding sequence ATGACCTCCGATAAAAAATCCCCGTCCGCCGGTCGCCCCGGTAAAGCCGACTTTTCCATCGACGATTTCATCAAGGAAATCGAAAAGGCCGAGGACGCTCAGGCCTCAAAGCCGCTTTACGCCGAGCGCATGCGCAACAAGCGCGCGCTGGACCGCGCGGACCAAAAAGCAGCCGCCGAAGCCCAGGAAACCGAGCGCCTCGCCGGCAAGGGCAAGGACAACGCGAAAGCCAACGCCCGCAAGGCCAGTGCCGCCAAGGGCAAACGCAGTGAAGCCACGGGCATGTCGCTCAAGGCCCCAAAATCCAAGGCCAACTCCGTCGAGCGCCCCACCAATCTCGATGGCTTCGCCGAAGCCCCGCAGGCCGGTTTCCACGCGCCCACCGATGTGACCAATTCCTCGGCCGGCGTTTCGGCCACCGTCGCCGCGCTCGAAAAGATCATCGCCGAGGGCCGCAAGGAGGTCGAGGGCACCAATGCCTGGCGGCCCCACCGCCCGGCTGCGCTCAAAAAGGACAAGGGCGGCATCCCCTTCCGCCTGCAGACCGATTACGTCCCCGCCGGCGACCAGCCCACCGCGATCGCCGAACTCATCGACGGCATCACCAATGGCGAGACCGATCAGGTCCTGCTCGGCGTCACCGGCTCGGGCAAGACGTTTACCGCCGCCCAGGTGATCGCCCAGACCGGACGCCCGGCCCTCATCCTCGCGCCCAACAAGACCCTGGCCGCCCAGCTCTATGGCGAGTTCAAGAACTTCTTCCCCGACAACGCGGTCGAATACTTCGTTTCCTATTACGACTACTACCAGCCCGAGGCCTACGTCCCGCGCACCGATACCTATATCGAAAAGGAATCCACCATCAACGAGCAGATCGACCGGATGCGCCACTCGGCCACCCGCGCGATCCTCGAGCGCGACGACGTCATCATCGTCGCCTCGGTCTCCTGCATCTACGGCATCGGCTCGGTGGAAGACTACACCACCATGACCATCTGGCTCGAAAAGGGCCAGAAGATCGACCAGCGCGCGTTACTCAACGAACTCGTCGCCCTGCAATACAAGCGCGGCGACATCGGCTTCGTGCGCGGCACCTTCCGGGTGCGCGGCGACACCATCGAAGTGTTCCCAGCCCACTATGACGACGCCGCCTGGCGCATCACCCTGTTCGGCGACGAAATCGAATCCATCGCCGAATTCGATCCCCTGACCGGCAAGAAATCGGCCGAATTGACCGCCGTGCGCGTCTTCGCCAATTCCCACCACGTCACCACCCGCACCACGATGAATGCGGCCATCAAGGAGATCAAGCGCGAGCTCAACGCCCGCCTGCAGGAGCTCAACGGCATGGGCCGGTTCCTCGAGGCCCAGCGCCTCGAACAGCGCACCCTGTTCGATCTCGAAATGATGGAGGCCACCGGCTCCTGCGCGGGGATCGAGAACTATTCGCGCTACTTCTCGGGCCGCAAGCCCGGCGAGCCGCCCCCCACGCTGTTCGAATATCTCCCCGACAACGCCCTGGTCTTCGTCGACGAATCCCACGTCACCATCGGCCAGCTCGGCGCCATGTATCGCGGCGATCTGCGCCGCAAGGCCACCCTCGCCGAATACGGCTTCCGCCTCCCCTCCTGCATGGACAACCGCCCCCTGCGGTTTGAGGAATGGAACGCCATGCGCCCGCAGACGGTCTATGTCTCGGCCACCCCCGGCGCGTGGGAGCTCGAACAGACCGGCGGCGTGTTTGCCGAACAGGTCATCCGCCCCACCGGCCTGATCGACCCTGTCGTCGAAACCCGCCCCGCCACCACTCAGGTGGACGACGTTGTCGATGAAATCCGCAAGACCACCGAAAAGGGCTACCGCACCCTGCTCACCGTCCTCACCAAGAAGATGGCCGAGGATCTCACCGAATACCTGCACGAGCAGGGCATTCGCGTGCGCTACATGCATTCGGACATCGACACCATCGAGCGCATCGAGATCATCCGCGATCTGCGCCTCGGCAATTTCGACGTGCTGGTCGGCATCAACCTCTTGCGCGAAGGCCTCGACATCCCCGAATGCGGCCTCGTCGCCATCCTCGATGCCGACAAGGAAGGCTTCCTGCGCTCGGAAACCTCACTCATCCAGACCATCGGCCGCGCCGCGCGCAACGTCGATGGCAAGGTGATCCTCTACGCCGACCGCGAAACCGGCTCCATGGAACGCGCGCTCGCCGAAACCAACCGCCGCCGCGAAAAACAGCTCGCCTACAACGCCGAACACGGCATCACCCCGCAATCGGTCAAGGCCCGCATCAACGATATCGTGGATTCCGTCTACGAACGCGACCACGTCTCGGTCAAAATCCGCCCGGGCAAGGACGGCAAGGACACGGTTCCGGTGGGCGCCAATCTCGCCGCTGTCATCAAGGACCTCGAACACCAGATGCGCGAAGCCGCCACCAATCTGGAATTCGAAAAAGCCGCCAAGCTCCGCGATGAAATCAAGAAGCTGCGGCAGATGGAGTTGGATACCCTCGAAGGCCCCGGCGGCTGA
- a CDS encoding acyl-CoA dehydrogenase family protein, whose product MTQLEDVLLTLAAFPQPGWEESETAQVLEPFSQFVSEVIAPAAGECDREGARFTDGRVHLPSSMVAAYRSYVDLGWNQLHLSQAAGGFGAPDAVSLMATQLLAAANASFQMLTGLVRGGADALVHLAPELAPRYLPLLTDGSALVTMALTEPGAGTDLGAIRTRAEKQPDGTWRISGEKIFISGGDQDMSETILHFVLARTHDTPGTRGLSLFLCPARRDDGTANALAVTRIEEKMGLHASPTCQMRFDGAEAYLLGEAGKGLAGMFIMMNHARLDVAAQGVAAASAAHEKALAYARTRMQGRTASGAPASLLDLPDIRRMLLTMDSLALGGRAMVAHTAGLLTSNPRLATFLTPIVKTFCTDMGSRAADLGIQVLGGYGYLAEYDIERIWRDSRVARLYEGANGALAAAFVKRELADPPARAAFVDAIATLARETPFEAGIGTGLAQWADCAQALAAHPRAPQAAEPVAHFTGLLHHAAALAHLAARHPDHPRLAAPARFALRSLSAEIDHAAARLRQMLEEDLPALS is encoded by the coding sequence ATGACGCAGCTTGAAGACGTTTTGCTCACCCTTGCGGCCTTCCCCCAACCCGGATGGGAGGAGTCCGAAACGGCCCAGGTGCTCGAACCCTTCAGCCAGTTCGTGAGCGAGGTGATCGCTCCGGCGGCGGGCGAATGCGACAGGGAAGGCGCCCGTTTCACCGACGGCCGCGTTCATCTTCCATCTTCGATGGTCGCGGCCTATCGCTCCTACGTCGATCTTGGCTGGAACCAGCTTCACCTGTCCCAAGCCGCTGGCGGCTTTGGCGCACCCGACGCCGTTTCCCTCATGGCCACCCAATTGCTGGCGGCGGCCAACGCTTCCTTCCAGATGCTCACCGGATTGGTGCGCGGCGGCGCCGATGCGCTGGTTCACCTCGCCCCCGAGCTTGCCCCCCGCTATCTGCCCCTGCTGACCGATGGCTCGGCCCTTGTCACCATGGCTCTCACCGAGCCCGGCGCCGGAACCGATCTGGGCGCCATCCGCACCCGCGCCGAAAAGCAACCGGACGGCACCTGGCGGATTTCGGGCGAAAAGATCTTCATCTCTGGCGGCGATCAGGACATGAGCGAAACGATCCTGCATTTCGTCCTCGCGCGCACCCACGATACGCCGGGCACACGCGGCCTTTCCCTCTTCCTCTGCCCGGCCCGGCGCGACGACGGAACCGCTAACGCCCTAGCCGTCACCCGCATCGAGGAGAAGATGGGGCTCCACGCCTCTCCCACCTGCCAGATGCGGTTCGACGGTGCCGAGGCCTACCTGCTCGGCGAAGCCGGAAAGGGGCTGGCCGGCATGTTCATCATGATGAATCACGCCCGCCTCGATGTCGCCGCCCAGGGCGTGGCCGCGGCCTCCGCCGCCCATGAAAAGGCCCTCGCCTACGCCCGCACCCGAATGCAGGGCCGCACCGCCTCGGGCGCTCCGGCCAGCCTGCTCGACCTCCCCGATATCCGCCGCATGCTGTTGACCATGGACAGTCTCGCCCTTGGCGGTCGCGCCATGGTGGCCCACACCGCCGGCCTGCTCACGTCAAATCCGCGCCTCGCGACCTTCCTCACACCAATCGTCAAGACCTTCTGCACCGATATGGGCTCCCGCGCCGCCGATCTGGGCATTCAGGTGCTCGGCGGCTACGGCTACCTTGCCGAATACGACATTGAGCGCATCTGGCGCGACAGCCGCGTCGCCCGCCTCTATGAAGGCGCCAATGGCGCCCTCGCCGCAGCCTTCGTCAAACGCGAATTGGCCGACCCGCCGGCGCGCGCCGCCTTCGTCGACGCCATCGCCACGCTGGCTCGGGAGACGCCATTCGAAGCCGGAATCGGAACCGGCCTTGCCCAATGGGCCGATTGCGCCCAGGCACTGGCCGCCCATCCCCGCGCCCCGCAGGCGGCCGAGCCCGTGGCTCATTTCACCGGCCTGCTCCACCACGCCGCAGCCCTGGCGCACCTTGCCGCCCGTCACCCCGACCACCCCCGCCTTGCCGCTCCGGCCCGCTTCGCCCTCCGATCGCTCTCCGCCGAGATCGACCACGCCGCCGCCCGCCTGCGGCAAATGCTCGAAGAGGATCTGCCCGCGCTGTCGTGA